The Gossypium hirsutum isolate 1008001.06 chromosome A03, Gossypium_hirsutum_v2.1, whole genome shotgun sequence genome contains the following window.
GGGTGTCCAATATACCTGATAATACAAACAACGAGAACAAAAAAAAGTACAAATCAACATCTACAATCACATGCAATTGTATGTAAATCAGCATTACCTTCAATTTTTTCCGATTAGCTTTATCAGGACATGAACTTGGCTTTTCAGCAACAACATCAGAACCTTTGCTATCTACTCGGTTTTGCGGACTCTCGCCCATGGTACCATCAACTGAGTCATCCTCCTCTTTTACATTGGTCTCACTCGGTCCCTGAGGTTGGCCACCTGTTGCAGTTGTATTGCCACTGGTAGTTTCGACTGATTCGGTTTCTCCATCTTGCTCCCCGCTCTCTTTTTCTATCGAGCAATGAGTATGATCTTGGCAATCTCTATCGTCTAACAATCTTCCTCCCTGTTCTAATTGTGGTGTTGAAGGAGCCGGGTACTTATCATTACCTGCAGGTGGTTCACTGTCATTTTCATGAATCATAGATGCATCTTCTGTTTTTTCCGAGTCTTCgtttttaggttttagattttcCGGTTGTTGTTGTAACATCGAAACCACGGATTCTTTAACGGGTTTTAGTGATTCAGTAAGGTCATTCCCTCCTGTATTGAATGCCTGTAAATGGactaataaaaaatgagaattCCCGTATTGTAGTACCTTGATTGCACCTTACATATAAATTTGAGAGAAATTCAAGCGGCATCGGGATTCCACACCAACCTTATGAACCACATGCTGCCATATATTCCTTAGTTTATCCTCAGAAAGTGGTTTCTTAAGGAATTCAACCGCACCAAGCTGtaaaaaatgttttcaaaacatTCCACTCGTATTTAGCAATAATGATATGTAGAATCAAATTTAGGGTCTACGGTTGACAACATTGATGCACACATATGCGCACGGTGCACCTGAAAATACACGTAAAACTGTTCAGTAAATGGTAGGCGAGAATAAAACTTACCGCTATGCACTTCATCATGGTGCTAATACAATGAATGTTCGAAGTcactgaaacaaaaaaaaaaaaggagttacAAATGCATTAGTAACTCAATGAACTTGACAATATGTTCAACAACCGGGATTGGTGTATAGTTTCTGAACTTACTAATGGTAGGCAAGTCCTTTGCCGTTTCAAGAAACTTGAAACTCCCATTGTTATTGTCCGTACTAACCTGTGAAGAGATCAGATACATATTCAAACTAAATGGTATTCTAATGAAGCAAGTGATGGCTCAGCCTTGTTGAATTTATCTCGAGCATAACAAAACAAGAATGGCAAAAATATTTCCAAAACACATGTGCTTACGAGTTACGACAAATCATCAACATTTGAACCATGCTTCGTGTTAACCAGAAATTGTTGTAGAAACTAAAGTTCATTTATTACCTCTACAATGGCTACATGGAAGCTTTCAGGTCTACTCGAAACTGCCAAAATAGCTTCATTTTCGTCATGGAAAGCATAAACTGCTAAAGGCACAGTAAATCAATAACTTTTATCATACATTAAAAGAGATACAAAAGCAGGTAATATAAACAAATGTCACATTAAAGACTTAATTGCCATTTGCTATGTATGGAACTATACCAagaacataatatatatattaatagtatAAGAAAAGTTTGAACTTTTTTAAAAGCCACCCCACCACTTAAAAGAGAAAGCTTatacatttttcatcaaattaagttttaaaacattaatactaccaaaaagagaaaaaagcaaTTACTTTTGTTGGTTTGGTTCAACATGTGGAGATCTATTTATAGCATATTCTAAGTAAATGCAATAAATTTgattccttttgttttttttcaagtGTAAAAAATAAAGTCCAATCTCACATGATAAGTCTTGGAACCTATGTATATAATTGTGCATGGTAGATCTCAAACTTGGGTACTCAGGATCCACCTTTGCCAACTGAGCCAAGGCCTCATTGGCaaattttattcctttttatATAGCTTGTGATTGCAaaatttccaagtttcatgtatgaTTACATCTTAGCCCCCCCAAAAATAGTAGATTTTTCATTTAAACCCttaaagtttttataaaattacatgttaatataatggtaaaattgcatttgacaataatttataattcatCTTTGGCCCCTTATCCATGGTTACATCCTAAACCAAACTTCCAAAGAACCCAAAAAAAACTCCCAATCTAAAGCAATGGAACAATAGTAgatgcattgaggacaatataaaatGAATTCAACTAACAAAAGGGGAGATTCTGACCAATATAGTCCATAGCTTCAAGCTTTGATTTTAGCTCATTTGCAGAATTGGTGTCTCCATCAAGAAGAAGGATTTTAAGACCTTTTGGGAAATCCTTCCATGTTGATAAATCGTTAGCAGTGCAAACCATAGCTGGTTTGTGGCATCCTTTCTTAAGCAACCACCAACAAGTACTGCAAATCACTGTTAATAAAAAAATctgattatttcaaaaaaaaaacagaaaggtTGAATCTTTGATCTAATGATCAAATCAAAGAGAACAAAAATCATAAAGCAAGATCCAATTTTTACACAAATTCAACCAAATTAAACAACTTTTAGTGTTGATGACCCCATTACAAATGCAAAGGTTGCAAATGAAAGACTAAATTTTGACTCATAAAAGGACTTTATTGAAcaaaaatacattattttaaagGCTAATGCATGATAGATTTTGTTATATGCATGCAGCATCAAGTACTTGATGATTTGccaaataaagaattaaaaaaagaaaagacctTTTTGTTGATTACTAATTAAAGGAATGATGATGATAATT
Protein-coding sequences here:
- the LOC121223366 gene encoding two-component response regulator-like APRR2 isoform X2, producing MVCTANDLSTWKDFPKGLKILLLDGDTNSANELKSKLEAMDYIVYAFHDENEAILAVSSRPESFHVAIVEVSTDNNNGSFKFLETAKDLPTIMTSNIHCISTMMKCIALGAVEFLKKPLSEDKLRNIWQHVVHKAFNTGGNDLTESLKPVKESVVSMLQQQPENLKPKNEDSEKTEDASMIHENDSEPPAGNDKYPAPSTPQLEQGGRLLDDRDCQDHTHCSIEKESGEQDGETESVETTSGNTTATGGQPQGPSETNVKEEDDSVDGTMGESPQNRVDSKGSDVVAEKPSSCPDKANRKKLKVYWTPELHKKFVQAVDQLGIDQAIPSRILELMKVEGLTRHNVASHLQKYRMQRRHMLPKEDDRRWLQRPQMQRICNYPHKPIMAFPPYHHVPVGPVYPMWGAPSHPPTIQMWGTQGYPPWQPTESWHWKPYPGVHADAWGCPVMLPPQGYFSTFPQNASGFQPCNVDKRNGMPQTLVEHHLEEEVIDKMVKEAINKPWLPLPLGLKPPSTDSVLAELYRQGISTVPPHINASGR
- the LOC121223366 gene encoding two-component response regulator-like APRR2 isoform X1; this translates as MVCTANDLSTWKDFPKGLKILLLDGDTNSANELKSKLEAMDYIAVYAFHDENEAILAVSSRPESFHVAIVEVSTDNNNGSFKFLETAKDLPTIMTSNIHCISTMMKCIALGAVEFLKKPLSEDKLRNIWQHVVHKAFNTGGNDLTESLKPVKESVVSMLQQQPENLKPKNEDSEKTEDASMIHENDSEPPAGNDKYPAPSTPQLEQGGRLLDDRDCQDHTHCSIEKESGEQDGETESVETTSGNTTATGGQPQGPSETNVKEEDDSVDGTMGESPQNRVDSKGSDVVAEKPSSCPDKANRKKLKVYWTPELHKKFVQAVDQLGIDQAIPSRILELMKVEGLTRHNVASHLQKYRMQRRHMLPKEDDRRWLQRPQMQRICNYPHKPIMAFPPYHHVPVGPVYPMWGAPSHPPTIQMWGTQGYPPWQPTESWHWKPYPGVHADAWGCPVMLPPQGYFSTFPQNASGFQPCNVDKRNGMPQTLVEHHLEEEVIDKMVKEAINKPWLPLPLGLKPPSTDSVLAELYRQGISTVPPHINASGR